The sequence TGCCAAGCTCTATCGTCATGTGACTTTGGCCAAAGCCCTGACATTGAAGATCAACGACTATCTCTCACTGTTGGCGTTGCAGAGCGAGGATATTTTTGCTGCGCCGTTGAGCACGCTTCTTTTCACCGAGGATGTCGACCTGATAGAGGATTCCGGCTTCAACATGCAGGCGTTGGATTATTTGTTGCGGCACACCCCAACGGCGGTAGAGGTGCTGGATCCGACCACGGAAGCCGTAGCCCGCGTACTCGAAGCCCTTCGTACCGGCCTGCAAGCCATCGCCGCCGAAAACAGCTACCGGGATGATCCCACTGACCCCAGGGGGATGACCATTGACCCCAAAGGGGAACTGACACGCCAAAAGCTGGCGCTGCTCGAATGGGATCCAGAACGGATCGACAGCATCATTACAACGCTCAACAATTCAATCGTTTATCAGGCAGAACTGGACGCATTGCCCGATGGTTTTTCCTTTCCTGATGATGATGAACTCAAGGGAAAAATAGCCTTCAATGCCGCTAATCAGGTGTTGACCTTCCAAGGGGTGATGTCCCAAAGCGAATATGATTCGCTTATGGATGGCCATGATTCCGCCGGTAATTATGGAGTTGCCATTCAAACTCTGTTCGATACCTCGCGTCATAGTAATTTTCTCAAGAGAAATTTACGGGCATTCCCGGTTCCTGTTTCCAAATTTTCTCCGCTAACCCTGCCGGATAGGCTCATTTTCCCCAAAGAACTGAAAGATAAGATCTATTACGATGCCGTAAATCAATCACTGCACTACCGAGGTGTAATGACAATAGCTGAGCGGGCCACGCTCCTGGAACTTGACAACAGCACAGTTGAATTCAAGGCCGCCGTGAACGACCTATACAATCAGTTGTCTCCAGATGATTGGGTTCCGCCGGCAGATGATGTTTTCTTGACCACTGAAGATATAGACGACCTGTTGGATGATGATTCCGGAGCTGCCATATCCCCGACCCTGCGATTCGGTCAGATTTTGGAAAAACTGCTTCCCCATCTGAAAAAAAATTTCAGCCGTCGGCTGATCTTCCAAATGTTGGGCGAGGCCCATGGCTTACCCACAGATGTTTGCAGCCGATTACTCAATGGCTGGCTTAAATGGCCGCCCCGCGAAAATTCTTCGCCAAAAGTCAACCTTATTCGAGTCTTTGAACAGCCCGCCTTTGTCGAAAGCAGTCCTTATTTGCCGGTTACGCCGAAAGCATTTCCCGAACAGTTCGACGGTTTTCGGTGGCTGCATAAAGCGGCTATGGTGATCTCAACCCTGAAGCTTTCTACCATCCAGCTCTGCTGGCTGTTTGAATTTGTAAGCTCCCCTTGGCCGGACCTGAACAACTTGCCGGTCGAGCCGGCCCGCGGGCAGGACGTGGACCTATTGGCATGGAAGCATTTGTGGCGCCTGTGCCGACTGCGCGACAGCCTGCCCAATGGCGAAGCGCTGTTGGATGAAATTCTCAGGCTGGCTCGGACTATTCCGGCGGTGGACGAACATGTTGCCGCGGGTATTAAACAAGCCATCATTGAACGATTGAATGTCTCCCTGGGCTGGCCGACGGCTGATTTGGAAACCTTGTTGGGCGCCGGTCCGGATGATTCGGGGCTGATGAAAGCTGTCTTTCCCGACGATTACCTGGGAGAAACGCTTTTTTGCAGGCTCCGGGAATGCTTCCGCCTGATCAAACGTATGGGAGTCTCTGCACAGGTTTGCGGGGCTCTGTGCGAATCCTTGCATAGCCTGGCCGACTTCGGCAGGGGCCGCCGCCTGGCCAATCAAACGGTACAGGCGGTGCGGGCCAAATATGATGATGAACGCTGGTTCGAAATTGCCAAACCGCTACGTGACCGATTGCGGGAACAGCAGCGCGCGGCGTTGGTGTCCTACTTGGTTAACCATCCGGCAAACGGTTTGTCCTTCCAGGATGCAAAGGATTTGTATGCCTACTATTTAATCGACCCGGAGATGAGTCCCTGCATGATGACCTCCCGCATAAAACAAGCCCATAGCACGGTGCAGCTGTTTGTGCAGCGTTGCCTGATGAACCTGGAGCCCCAGGCGCAGGCGATTAAGAGGGGTATGGACGATGAGGCGTGGCGGAATTGGAGCTGGATGAAGAATTACCGTGTCTGGGAAGCCAACCGCAAGGTATTTCTTTACCCTGAAAACTGGATTGAGCCCGAACTTCGTGATGATAAGTCCCCGTTCTTCGAAGAATTGGAGAGCGAATTGATGCAAAGCGATGTGACCTTGGAATCGGCTGCCCAGGCCATGCTGGGTTATCTGGAAAAGCTGAATCCGGTGGCCCGTCTGGAGGTTGTGGGTGAGTACCACCAAAGGGAAAAATATCAGGACGGCAATCGGGCCCTGGACATCCTGCACGTCTTTGGCCGCACCACAGCCACTCCCCGGGAATATTTTTACAGGCGAAGGGTGGATTCGAATTATTGGACGGCCTGGGAACAGATTGATGTGGATATTGAGGGGGATCATCTGGTTCCGGTGGTCTGGAACCGGCGACTGTATCTCTTCTGGCCCATCTTTACCCAGAAACCCAGGGAAGAGATGAAGGGCAGCGATAAAAACCTCACAGAAACCACAACGGCGGAGATGATACCCGAGAAGATATGGGAGGTCCAACTGGCTTGGAGTGAATACCGGGACGGAAAGTGGACGGCAAAGAAAGTTTCATCCCAAAAGGTACAATTGCCGCTGGTTGAAAACTTAACGGACAGCAAAGAGCGATTTCTTGTCAAGCAATTGGATGACGGTTCCAATGAGGGTGCATTGACGATATTTATCCTTTGGGACCAAGAAGTGCCACTAAGCTTTTATGGTGATTTTTCAGGTCGTTATATCCAACGTCACTGCAGTTCGATCCTGAGTCTTGTGATGGTGATCAATGACAACCTAAGCACCTTAAACCAAGTCATCACCCCAACGACACAGAATGATATAGAAAGTGCGGTGGATTCGATATCCTCTTCGGCCTTGAACATCGCATGGCATCTTGGAAATATTCGGACAATCCAAGAGAGTTCGGAATTAATAAATCATTTTACAAATATTTGTACGGCAACAGATACCATAATTGATGCGGTCCACCAACTTGAAAGTTGTACGCAGGATGTCCAGGTGGAATTATGGTCAGGCGGAGAAAGCGGTTATCTTCGACACTGGATTAAAGTCATGGATTCCGCAAGAAATATTTTATCAAATGCGGAAAGAATTGATTCTCAGGCAAACACATGGATCCAGACCATAGAGAATGCATTAGATATTCCTGGATTCCGTTTCGGGCCATCCTGCAAAATGGATCCTGCGATTATTTATGCCGGCATTTTAGATGTTTGGAATCAAATGACAAAACAAAAAGTCAGCGGCACCCAATTTAAAGGGCCGTATTTAAAAGGGATTGCCGATAATGAAGATCTTTTCTTGCCGGTGCCGGAAGCGACAACAGCACTCACTGACGTGCCGGGCCGCTTTTCTCTTTTGCCCAGAGCAGACGCCAAAGAACTCTACACGTCGCCGTTTTTCTACATGGACGCCCGCCGGACCTTTTTGGTTGAGCCTTATACCGTCAAAGTTCCCATAGAATGGTCCAGTGGATACCAAATCGACCCGGGGTCATTAATCGATATTGCCGATAGTTACACGGAAAACCTTTGGGGAATAGATGTTTCAGAGGGAGAGACCTCCGATCCCGATGACCCGCCTTATTATGATAATACTTACCCAGAAGAGGATGTGCCATCCGGTCATCATGTTCGCAGCCTTCGAGCTGGCGATGCTTTGGCGCAAAAGGCAAAGATGACGTCCGCATTCCACGACACGATGATAAAATCCCGGTTCAGCATGCCGGGGATGAGTATTTATGTCGATTTGAATGTAGATGTGGAATTGGATAACAATTGGTGGAATGGATACCGTACTGAATATCGCTACCGTTTCCACAACTTCTACCATCCTTTTGTTTGCAAATTGATGTGGCAATTGCAGCAGGGCGGTCTGGAGGGGCTCTTGCAGCGCAAACTTCAGACCGAACCAAGATGTGAAGATTTTGCCCAGAAAGGCGACCAATGGCTTGCTTTTGCACAGGACTATGACCCGACCGATATTGTTGATGCCGATGCATATCCAGTGGATGATATGAATTTCGAAAACAGTGGTGCCTATGCGTTTTACAACTGGGAACTCTTTTTCCATGTGCCGTTGTTGATCGCGGAGCGGCTGCGGCAGAATCAACGTTTCGAGGAGGCTCAGCAGTGGATGCATTATGTCTTCGATCCCACGGATCGCTCAAACGCACCTGTCCCAAAACGCTATTGGAAAACCAGACCATTCTTTGAAAGAAGTGAAGAGAATTATCAGAAAAATCGGATCGAACAGATTCTGAGAACACTGGCCGGCGACGGCGACAGTGGCTCACGTGAAATGCTGGCTGAACTTGAGCAGAGCGTTTCCCAATGGCGCCATGACCCGTTCAAACCACACCTGATTGCCCGGCTGCGCACAACCGCTTATCAGAAAACCGTAGTGATGAAATATATTGAAAATCTTATTGCCTGGGGCGATCAGATGTTCCGGCGGGACACCATCGAGTCCATCAACGAAGCTACGCAACTTTACATCCTGGCCGCTGAAATTCTTGGTCCCAGGCCGGAAGACATTCCGGTAAGAGCTACGGCAGGTGCCCACACCTTCAATTCGCTGCAATCCGAATTGGGGGATTTTTCCAATGCCATGGTGGCCATTGAAGAGTTTATTCCGCCGTCGGCTGATATGAGTCGTATCCCTATCAGCAATCTTCCCGATCCAACACCAATCATGTACTTTTGTGCGCCCCGCAACGAGAAACTGCTGGGCTATTGGGATACAGTGGCCGACCGGCTCTTTAAAATCCGCCACTGCATGAACATCAAGGGTGTGGTGCGGCAACTACCGTTGTTCCAGCCGCCGATTGATCCGGCCCTGTTGGTGCGGGCGGCCGCCGCCGGCGTGGACATCGACAGTGTCCTGAACGATATTACAGGCGCTCTGCCCGGCTATCGTTTTGTGGTGATGGTGCAAAAGGCCGGGGAAATCTGCGCGGAACTCAAGTCCCTGGGCGCTGCCCTGCTCACCAATCTGGAAAAGCGTGATGCTGAGGCATTGGCCCGGATGCGTGCCGGCCACGAGACCGGCTTGCTTGCGCGTATCGAAGAGGTCAAAGAGCAGCAGATCGAAGAGGCCAAGCAGAACCTGGCTGCCCTGCGTTGTACGCGAGAGGTGACGGTTGCTCGTTATATGCACTACCAGAAACTGTTGGGGGTTCAAAGTCCTAAGATACCTGCCGAAGGGCAAGTAATTCCTGAAGCGGCGCCTTCGCCTTATATACAGATTAATGAAATGGGTGGTGTGAAAAATATTCCTCTTGAAGAGGAGGAAGAAAAGAAGCTAAGTAAGTCTCATAAAAAACAAAATAAAGCCGTTGATTACGATATCGCTGCTAGTATTGTTCATATCATTCCTGATTGGGTTATTGCACCATGGGGTAGTGGGCTAACGATTGGCGGCACCAATGCCGGTTATGCATTATCAGCTGTGGCAAGCTCTTACCGTAGCAAGGGCGCCAAAGCAACCTATCAAGCCAATCTTTCAGCGAAGCTCGCGCACTACGCCTGGCGAGCTCACGATTGGACGCTCCAGAACAACTTGGCGGCCAAAGAGATCATGCAGATCGACGCCCAGATCGTTGCGTCCGAGATCCGGGTAGCTTTGGCGGAAAAGGATCTGGACAATCACCGTCGGCAGATGGAAAACGCCGAGGCGGTTGAGACCTTTATGCGGGACAAGTACACCAACGAAGCGCTTTACGGCTGGATGACCGGCCAGGTCAGCGGACTTTATTTCCAGATCTATCAGCTGGCTTACGATTTGGCCAAACAGGCGGAGCGTACATTCCAACATGAACTGGGACTGGAAAATTCGGATTACATTCGTTTCGGCTATTGGGATGGGTTAAAAAAAGGTCTTTTGGCCGGGGAAAATCTGGCTTTAGACCTTAAGCGGATGGAGGTGGCCTATCATGAAAAGAACCGGCGTGAGTATGAACTCACCAAGCAGGTCAGCTTGATGCAGGTGGACCCGCTGGCGCTGATCCGCTTGCGGGAACTGGGGAACTGCACCCTGGTCCTGCCGGAATCGCTCTTTGATATGGACTGCCCCGGTCACTACTTCCGGCGCATCAAGCATGTTGCCCTGTCCATCCCCTGTATCACCGGACCCCATACAAGCATTAATTGCAAGTTGACGCTTTTAAAAAGCACTATCCGAAAATCGACATCGGCATCCAGTGAGGACGATTACATACGTTCCGACATAGAAGACAACCGTTTTATCGACAACTACGGCAGCAGCCAAGCTGTGGTGATGAGCGGAAGCATCCAAGACAGCGGCCTGTTTGAACCTAATCTTCGCGACGAGCGCTATCTGCCTTTTGAAGGCGCCGGCGTCATTAGCGAATGGCGATTGGAACTGCCCGAAGAGTGGCGCCAATTCGACTACGATACGATCAGCGATGTGATCCTCCATGTCCGCTATACCGCCCGTGAAGGCGGAGAATTGCTGCGACGCTACGCTACGGAGCATCTGTCGACCCTTATTGAAAATGCGGAAGCTGCCGGCAGCTTGCGGCTTTTTTCGATAAGACATGATTTTCCAACCGCATGGGCTGAATTCAAAGCCGTTTCCGATGATAAAGAGAGCTATCCCCTAACGATGAAGTTCAGCGAAACACATTATCCCTTTTGGACTAAAGGAAAATTGAGTGCTATTGAATCGGCGGAGGTGTTTGTCAGGGCCACTACGTCAGTGGGCGTAGCATATGAACCATATGAACCTGGGCAGGAATTTGAGGTGTTAGGTGATGGTTTCGGACAACTGTATGCAGGAAGTTTAAGCTCGCCTCCCGCTTCTCCAATGGGTGAGTATACTTTGTACTTCGATACGAACGATATTGATGATCTATGGCTGGTATTTGGCTTGAAATGCAATGATGACTGAATAAATTGAAAAAAAAGCTACTGATATGTAAATGATTAACGGATTTCAGGGAGGGTGAATTCCGGCAGTGAATTCCGGAGACAGAATTCTGGGGTCATGATACCCGAGCATGGCAGGCCCCCCTTAAACTTTCAAAAAAAATTAACAGGAGTGACACGGGAGCGACACATTAATGGCCCGAGAATGACACACAAATTGTCACAAGTAAAGATGGGAGTGACAGATCACCAAGACCATGCTTTTTGTTGTCATCTAACGGATAGAGCGAGCAGGCAGCAGCCACCTTTGCCAATGAGGTTTTAAAAAAACCCTAAAATAAAGATTCCAGTACATCTAAAATTCTTTTTTTTGTAAAAGGTGATGATGCGATTAGCGCCTGGACATCTTTAACGATCATTTCCCTGTCAGCCCACAAGGTATATTGTTTAAATTTATCTCGACGATGGATGCCCATGGCAGGTTACCAGATTAACATAATTATCTACACTGAAATTATATGCCGGTTCTTCAGTTACAAACGTCTGGCTGCAATAGTGACATATGGTTACCAATCGATCTGCACCGGTATTCCCGGCCTCGTCTAAACGTTGTTTTCGAATATGCTTACAGCTATCCGGAAACCAGGTCATGGCACCACTGCCGCAGCACATTGTATTATGACCATAATGGGCCATCTCGATTAGTTCAACCCCCGGCAATTGTTTTAACACATCACGAGGGCCGTTTATATCAGCACCGGTGTAAGCTGACTTACAGGCTTCATGGAGGGTTACGGTTCCTGCTGCGGCATCAGTGAGTGGCAACTTATGCATATTTTCGGCCAGATACTGGGGAAATGAAATAACGTTGAAAGGGAGTTTCATTGAAGGTGAAATCGTTGTTTTAAACCGGCAATGGCAAGTGGGACACCACAATATAACAGTTTTGGGATTAAATGCCGACAGGGCTGTGATTAGTTCCTCAGCCTTTTTTCCGCCCTCTTTGACAGCACCGAAAAACAGATGGGAATCTGAGCAACAATAATCAAGTCCCGGCAAAAATGAATAATCATCCCCGATGGCATCCATAATATCCAGGGCATTCAATATTTTTTCCGGCTGGAAATAGACATTGCATCCAGGAAAAAAAACGTATGGCGCATTTGGCTGCCCGTGTGACGATGTAATTTGGGTATATTCTGATTCAGAGATTTGAATATTTGCCATAACCCGCTGTGCGCTGTCCCAGCGCCCAGGGTCACTAAAAAATGAATTTTCAAGCCCTTGGTTTATATATTCCTGCTTGATAAGTTCGTTAATCAGCATGGGGTTTAGATCTTCAGGACAAACCCCATTGGTACATTTAAAACATTCCA comes from uncultured Desulfobacter sp. and encodes:
- a CDS encoding neuraminidase-like domain-containing protein → MPSDQITLDVTLPGGQRKNGQGDQIFWQLTPGDTTVGVTLNQPAQEVIYTVRGRVMEPDGSPIQGVTVRAFDIGLQGEALLGETVTDDEGGYLISYAALIFLDQGKSAPDLDLRVFDAQGDKIAWLPNAPLFNARLSEKINLVRDGRAYTGPSDFQFRVEALQPILSDINIAALGADQLVYVIKKSGQNADQVVRLARAARMSILTQQPPELFYALFGMGLPQTLPALLRQNPEVVRSTLHAAVVRNLIPECDASQVDQKADELLASFKSAAVELAMQAPLEEGRFSLGSLLSTTLENEAHQRRFLQVYADHDGTIEAFWQSLESDPELGSSVRDLQRTLQLSALSLNHPPMLAHLQQMKLSGQFESISDLVSLAESDWQQIIIAEELGVPPSVPGADGDERVLNYARVMTDMVEDGFPNAFMAQRLPDGELKNFFTDQADFRLKTTPVGRYLREHNVYLSEDAVADLRAMQRVYRIAPRQRAMTALLSDGLDSAYRICRMGRKQFLHQYTPLLGSKEARCAYERAHQVHAMGMQLLSEAGMLIPGIQSQVLRDERVPEIEGMPDWETLFKDSLELCDCQHCRSVLSPAAYLVDVLHFLSDRPAADDAQTGRERKTLEFLFERRPDLGDIKLTCDNTNIPVPYVDLVNEILEDAVARPADFTAFGLNSDWEEDLNQHIVSEALRDVFEQHNCPLEFATVTVGGENLGRTPLAPWWTIDDLRFTYGIRKQDNELKVVSRSRQTKGSAAERAAMPQYLNPAAYERLGTRVFPWTLPFDLDDATIDIYLSHLGTSRAEILETFLSGEPVQRFNEPQWVHEVLGLTDAEADIICGRTNSQPGAVSPGPWNLWGFEEEIPDPNDNTTWLDIIAGRADVFLQQSGLSYLEMLDLLDTYFINPATESGRRIRLESVDPDRPDTCETCCLRLAGLEEELDTALWMVRFVRLWRRLGWTIRDLDQAITALGPEDPNSFLISLAHIVKLQDQLRLPVARLFPLWTGDGARVYPIWTHGYIDHHAPEQPILPSLYEKVFRNPAVIKTPDPELPADPAQLSGALNDYAVPIAAALGISTGELDLLQADEKVLNGNNALNLVNLAKLYRHVTLAKALTLKINDYLSLLALQSEDIFAAPLSTLLFTEDVDLIEDSGFNMQALDYLLRHTPTAVEVLDPTTEAVARVLEALRTGLQAIAAENSYRDDPTDPRGMTIDPKGELTRQKLALLEWDPERIDSIITTLNNSIVYQAELDALPDGFSFPDDDELKGKIAFNAANQVLTFQGVMSQSEYDSLMDGHDSAGNYGVAIQTLFDTSRHSNFLKRNLRAFPVPVSKFSPLTLPDRLIFPKELKDKIYYDAVNQSLHYRGVMTIAERATLLELDNSTVEFKAAVNDLYNQLSPDDWVPPADDVFLTTEDIDDLLDDDSGAAISPTLRFGQILEKLLPHLKKNFSRRLIFQMLGEAHGLPTDVCSRLLNGWLKWPPRENSSPKVNLIRVFEQPAFVESSPYLPVTPKAFPEQFDGFRWLHKAAMVISTLKLSTIQLCWLFEFVSSPWPDLNNLPVEPARGQDVDLLAWKHLWRLCRLRDSLPNGEALLDEILRLARTIPAVDEHVAAGIKQAIIERLNVSLGWPTADLETLLGAGPDDSGLMKAVFPDDYLGETLFCRLRECFRLIKRMGVSAQVCGALCESLHSLADFGRGRRLANQTVQAVRAKYDDERWFEIAKPLRDRLREQQRAALVSYLVNHPANGLSFQDAKDLYAYYLIDPEMSPCMMTSRIKQAHSTVQLFVQRCLMNLEPQAQAIKRGMDDEAWRNWSWMKNYRVWEANRKVFLYPENWIEPELRDDKSPFFEELESELMQSDVTLESAAQAMLGYLEKLNPVARLEVVGEYHQREKYQDGNRALDILHVFGRTTATPREYFYRRRVDSNYWTAWEQIDVDIEGDHLVPVVWNRRLYLFWPIFTQKPREEMKGSDKNLTETTTAEMIPEKIWEVQLAWSEYRDGKWTAKKVSSQKVQLPLVENLTDSKERFLVKQLDDGSNEGALTIFILWDQEVPLSFYGDFSGRYIQRHCSSILSLVMVINDNLSTLNQVITPTTQNDIESAVDSISSSALNIAWHLGNIRTIQESSELINHFTNICTATDTIIDAVHQLESCTQDVQVELWSGGESGYLRHWIKVMDSARNILSNAERIDSQANTWIQTIENALDIPGFRFGPSCKMDPAIIYAGILDVWNQMTKQKVSGTQFKGPYLKGIADNEDLFLPVPEATTALTDVPGRFSLLPRADAKELYTSPFFYMDARRTFLVEPYTVKVPIEWSSGYQIDPGSLIDIADSYTENLWGIDVSEGETSDPDDPPYYDNTYPEEDVPSGHHVRSLRAGDALAQKAKMTSAFHDTMIKSRFSMPGMSIYVDLNVDVELDNNWWNGYRTEYRYRFHNFYHPFVCKLMWQLQQGGLEGLLQRKLQTEPRCEDFAQKGDQWLAFAQDYDPTDIVDADAYPVDDMNFENSGAYAFYNWELFFHVPLLIAERLRQNQRFEEAQQWMHYVFDPTDRSNAPVPKRYWKTRPFFERSEENYQKNRIEQILRTLAGDGDSGSREMLAELEQSVSQWRHDPFKPHLIARLRTTAYQKTVVMKYIENLIAWGDQMFRRDTIESINEATQLYILAAEILGPRPEDIPVRATAGAHTFNSLQSELGDFSNAMVAIEEFIPPSADMSRIPISNLPDPTPIMYFCAPRNEKLLGYWDTVADRLFKIRHCMNIKGVVRQLPLFQPPIDPALLVRAAAAGVDIDSVLNDITGALPGYRFVVMVQKAGEICAELKSLGAALLTNLEKRDAEALARMRAGHETGLLARIEEVKEQQIEEAKQNLAALRCTREVTVARYMHYQKLLGVQSPKIPAEGQVIPEAAPSPYIQINEMGGVKNIPLEEEEEKKLSKSHKKQNKAVDYDIAASIVHIIPDWVIAPWGSGLTIGGTNAGYALSAVASSYRSKGAKATYQANLSAKLAHYAWRAHDWTLQNNLAAKEIMQIDAQIVASEIRVALAEKDLDNHRRQMENAEAVETFMRDKYTNEALYGWMTGQVSGLYFQIYQLAYDLAKQAERTFQHELGLENSDYIRFGYWDGLKKGLLAGENLALDLKRMEVAYHEKNRREYELTKQVSLMQVDPLALIRLRELGNCTLVLPESLFDMDCPGHYFRRIKHVALSIPCITGPHTSINCKLTLLKSTIRKSTSASSEDDYIRSDIEDNRFIDNYGSSQAVVMSGSIQDSGLFEPNLRDERYLPFEGAGVISEWRLELPEEWRQFDYDTISDVILHVRYTAREGGELLRRYATEHLSTLIENAEAAGSLRLFSIRHDFPTAWAEFKAVSDDKESYPLTMKFSETHYPFWTKGKLSAIESAEVFVRATTSVGVAYEPYEPGQEFEVLGDGFGQLYAGSLSSPPASPMGEYTLYFDTNDIDDLWLVFGLKCNDD
- a CDS encoding (Fe-S)-binding protein — its product is MIKAHYQKEKQRFLENCLQCGLCAQACPILPHTDSSKDTYQKIQEKVFHFIDKGLFSKQAYTKAFSCMECFKCTNGVCPEDLNPMLINELIKQEYINQGLENSFFSDPGRWDSAQRVMANIQISESEYTQITSSHGQPNAPYVFFPGCNVYFQPEKILNALDIMDAIGDDYSFLPGLDYCCSDSHLFFGAVKEGGKKAEELITALSAFNPKTVILWCPTCHCRFKTTISPSMKLPFNVISFPQYLAENMHKLPLTDAAAGTVTLHEACKSAYTGADINGPRDVLKQLPGVELIEMAHYGHNTMCCGSGAMTWFPDSCKHIRKQRLDEAGNTGADRLVTICHYCSQTFVTEEPAYNFSVDNYVNLVTCHGHPSSR